The DNA region ACAGGCAGTAGAGATGCGAAACCAAATGTTAACCGCCCGTCTACAAGCAGAGGAAGCCCAGGCTAGGGCTCAAGTTCATAATTCAGGACAGACTTCGGcacagaatcaacctcaaattcaGAATCAGACAACAGCAGCACCCGTCACTACAGTCATCGCTTCAGAAATCAACGATGTCCCAGTCACTTATGTTACCATCACAGCATCCCGTCCTTGGGAAATACCCAGGGATCTTAATCAAGATAGATATCAACAAGAGTTCGTTCCACCAAATGCTCCTGTCTTCACTAATGTACCTCCCGTTGTTCACTATACTCCTCACCTAGGAGAACCTGTCTATCACGGCCCTACCCCAAGTGAGGATCCTGGTCTCAATGATAGAATGGATGAATTCCAGGATCAGTTTGCGGaattacaaaaagagataaaagctcTTCGTGGGAAAGAACTGTTTGGCAGAGATGTAAATGATATGTGTTTGGTTCCAGACGTAAGGATGCCAGCAAAATTTAAACTACCAgaatttgaaaagtacaaaggaagTTCTTGTCCACAGACCCATTTGGTTATGTACGTGCGAAAAATGTCAATGTACACCAACGACCAAAGGATGCTCATTCATTGTTTTCAAGACAGCCTTACCGGTGCAGCTTTACGCtggtatatgggattagacagttctcagatcaagactttcaacgatttaggcgaggcctttatcaaacattacaaatacaaccttgataatgtgccagaccgagatcagttgaggtcCATGCAACAAAGAGAAAAGGAGACATTCCGTGAATACGCGCAAAGGTGGCGCGAAATTGCAGCACAGGTTGTTCCACCtatggaagaaaaggagatgacgaAAGTGTTCTTAAAGACTCTTGATACTttttattacgagaggatgattgCAAGCGCTCCTACAGACTTTACTGACATGGTAAACATGGGAGTCCGTTTAGAGGAAGCAGTTCGAGAAGGGCGTCTAGTCAGAGAAGGAAGTTCATCTTCAAGCGGGGCAAAGAGGTACGACGGTTTTATGAAAAAGAAGGAACAAGAAACTAATGTTGTGTCCTATAATCATCCAAGAAGGATCAATTATCCTTACCATTCCCAACACCAACATATAACAGCCGTGACTCCAGTAATCACTTCCGCTCCAGTTCAAGTCCAATACCCTCAGCAGCGTACCAACCGCTTCCAACAGAAtactcagtatcagcaacaacatcaacctcaacaacatcaacatcagtTACAACAACGTCCACCACAGCAGCAAAGAAGAAccaattttgatccaattccaatgtcatatgcagaattgtatccagCTTTGATCACTAAAAACATTGTGCAACCACGACCACGACCTCTTGTACCAGAAGTGCTACcttggtggtacaagccagatgTACCTTGGAAGTACAGAAGTTGACAAGAGCAGGTATCCTGACCTTCAAGAACATGGGTCCCAATGTGAAGGACAATCCAATGCCAAGTCATGGTCCTTCATCAGTGAACAATATAGAAGTTTGTCTCAATGAACAACGTGTTACGAAGATAGAGGAGATTCGGCGGTCTGTGGTTGAAATTCATTCTGTTTTATGTGCTCATGGTCTATTCCAACATGACCACCAGATCTGTGGTACATGTTCAGTCAATTCAAGAGGTTGTAGGAAGATTCAAGATGATTTGCAAGGCATCCTTGATCAGGCTTTGATTCAGATTTCTAGACAAGTGAGTTCTCCAGAATCACAAGAACAAGAGGTGAATGTCATCATTCCTTGCTTCAACATTCCAGAGAAAGTAGAGATAGCTTATCATCCGAGGGAGCCAGTGGTGATTTGCCCTCCGGGCCCAATGCCTTACACTTTAGATAAAGCGGTCCCCTACCGCTATGCAGCAACTATTATTGAGAACGGTAAAGAGGTCGAGATTAAAACCTTAGCCTCAGTTACCAATATCGCAGAAAATAGCCGAATGACGCGCAATGGCCGCGTGTTCGCTCCGCCGGTTATCCCAAGTAGAAATGTTGAGAAAGATCCAGTAGTCGTGGTACCAGTGACAAGAGAAGCAGAAGGGCAAACAAGCAATTCAACCCTTGATAAAGAAACAGATGAACTACTTAGAATTATCAAGCTCAGTGACTACAAAGTGGTAGATCAGTTGCTacagacaccgtcaaaaatctcgaTCCTGTCCTTATTATTGAATTCAGCTGTCCACAGAGAAGCACTACTGAAGGTGCTTGATCAAGCCTTTGTAGAACAGGATATAACAGCAGAGCAGTTCAACAATGTTGTAGGCAGCATCACTTCGTGCAATGGCTTAggcttttgtgatgaagaactgCCAGAAGAAGGAAAGAATCACAACTTCGCTCTCCATATCTCAGCCAATTGTCAAGGGGATTCTTTGTCTAATATCCTAATTGACACCGGTTCATCTCTGAATGTCATGCCCAAGTCTACCTTGGTGAAGCTAAAGTACAAAGGGGGGCAAATGCGGCACAGTGGAATTATTGTGAAAGCGTTCGATGGATCAAGAAAATCAGTCATTGGAGAAGTTGATTTGCCTATTGGTATTGGACCACATGTattccagatcactttccaggttatggatataGTGCCAGCTTATAGCTGTCTGCTCGGAcgcccatggattcatgaggcgggTGCCATTACATCCACGttacaccagaagttaaaattTTTCAAGAATGGGCAAATAGTGACGGTTAATGGGGAGCAGGCTATGCTGATTAGCCACCTTTCATCGTTTAGTGTGATAGAAGCAGACGAAACGGCTGTTCAAACTCCATTTCAGGCCCTGACCATCGATGATTACAAGAAAAGTGAAGGTTCAATCGCGTCATTCAAAGACGCCCAGCAGATTGTCAAGACAGGTCCTACAGAAATGTGGGGCAAGGTGATAGAGTTGCCAGAAAACGTTAACCATGCAGGATTAGGCTTTGTTGATGGAAAACAAGTGCAGACTTCAGTGGTGCGACCTTTCAAAGATATCTTTCACAGCGGTGGGTTTATCAACATGGTAGCAGTTGAGGAGGATACTTTTGAGGGAAAGACAGAAGACGAAGGCCCCAGATTTGTGACACCaggagtagttatgaagaactggaccgcagttgacatcccacattgtgtccacatatcaaagtaattaagcttttcagttttcaaaaatcttccgctttagcccaaagcgcgaagcattaattttgtaaaatgggcacttttgtcaaaaacgtactatccatgaaaaagatcttttgtgttcctatacacttgtgtccttttatcttttcagctttttcggaaaatggtaacacaaaaaaaaaccttaaaaagaacacatttttgcatgtcatggtcagtcctctaaaaacaattgtttgtacaggttacttaaacccgttgaacacaatgacatcatgccctctcccaactttgaacattctgtattcgaagctgaagaggaagagtgggatgagattccagaagaggtcgcccgccagcttgaaaatgaagaagacactattcagccatacaaggagcctttggaaacagtcaacttgggttcggaagaaaatgtgaaagaagtcaaaattggagcattgttatccccacaggtcaaggagcaattgatcagcctgttgaaagagtatgtagatgtgttttcttggtcttatcaagatatgcctggtctcgacactgacatcgtagagcacaagctacctttgaagccagaatgtccaccggtcaaacagaaattaagaagaacacatccagatatggccgtcaaaattaaagaagaagttctgaagcaaatagatgctggttttcttgccacttcagtgtatccagagtggatagcaaatattgtgccagttcctaagaaggacgggaaggtacgaatgtgtgtcgactaccgtgacttaaatagagcaagcccaaaggatgatttccctctgcctcacattgacatgttggtagacaatacaacaaagtttgacatattctccttcatggacggattctccgggtataactagatcaaaatggctcccgaagacatggaaaaaactacattcataacaccatggggaacattctgttatcaagtgatgccgtttgggttgaaaaacgcaggtgctacttaccagcgagccatgacaacgctctttcacgacatgatgcacaaagagattgaggtttatgtggatgacatgatcgcgaagtctcgttcagaagaaggtcacttagtagatctattgaagctgtttcaacgattgaggaagttccgtcttcgcctcaatccgaacaaatgcacatttggcgtcaggtcaggtaaactcttaggcttcattgtcagccaaaaaggcattgaagttgatccagataaagtaaaagctatccaagagatgcccgcaccaaaaacagaaagacaagtgagaggttttctaggacgattgaattacatatcccggtttatttctcacatgactgccacttgtgaacctatcttcaaattgctgagaaagagtcagaattgtgtttggacagaggattgtcagaaagcatttgacagtatcaaagagtacctcatggagcctcctatcttgttaccacctgttgctggaagaccgttggttatgtatttgacagtgcttgagaattctatgggctgtattctgggtcaacaagacgaaactagaaagaaagagcatgccatttactacttaagcaagaaatttactgattgtgaatcacgatactccttactcgagaagacatgttgtgcattggcttgggctgctaagagattgaggcagtatatgttaagtcacaccacttggttgatatccaaaatggatccaatcaagtacatttttgagaagcctgcactcactggtaagattgcaagatggcagatgctgttatcagaatacgacattgagtatcatacccagaaagctatcaagagcagtgtgttggctgagtaccttgctcaccaacccgttgaagatcacgatgataatgaggatgagtttcctgatgaagatgtcatgttcctaaaatccagagattgtaaagagccacttcctgaagaaggcctgaaccagattctcaatggggtttagtatttgatggagcttccaacgtttatggacatggagtaggtgcagtcattatcactccagaaggttctcatattcctttcacggcaagaatttgctttgaatgtacaaacaacattgctgaatatgaagcctgtatcatgggtcttgaagaagccattgacctccgcatcaaaaatcttactgtttatggtgactcagcgttagttatcaatcagatcaaaggagaatgggaaacacgccaccctggcttgatcccatacaaagactatgcaagaagattgttgactttcttcaccaaggttgagttgcatcacattcctcgggatgagaatcagatggcggatgctctagctacgttgtcttcaatgtatcaagtgggttttccaaacgaagtacctagaattgtgatcaagcgacttgatagaccagcacatgtgtttacagctgaggccagttttgatgataaaccatggtaccatgatatcaagcatttccttcagactcaggagtatcctcttggagcaacagaaaaagataaaaagactttgagaagattgtcaggcagtttcttccttaatcagaatgtgctctataagaggaattatgacatggtcttactcagatgtgttgacaaaaaggaagcagaaatgttgatgaaagaagttcacgaagggtcctttggtactcatgcaaatggccactctatgtcaagaaagatgttgagagctggttactactggttgaccatggaatcagattgctacaaatttgtaaagaagtgtcacaaatgtcagatctacgctgataaggttcatgtaccaccaacctttttgaatgtgatttctgctccttggccattctcaatgtggggcattgacatgatcggtatgattgaacccaaagcttccaacggacaccgtttcattctcgtggcaattgattacttcaccaaatgggtggaagcagcttcgtatgcaaaggtgacaaagcaagtggtggtcagattcatcaaaaataatctcatttgccgatatggcattccaaacaagatcatcactgacaatggctccaatctgaacaacaaaatgatggatgaattatgtgaaagtttcaggatcgagcatcacaactcttctccttaccgtcccaagatgaatggggcagttgaagctgcaaataagaatatcaagaagatcattcaaaagatggttgttacctacaaagattggcatgaaatgctgccttttgcactacacggatatagaacatcagtccgtacttcaactggggcaaccccattttcacttgtatacggtatggaagttgtgttaccgatagaggttgaaattccatcaatgaggatactaatggaaactcagttgtcagaggctgaatggtgtcaaagcagatacgatcagttgaatttgattgaagaaaaaagaatgactgccttgtgccatggacagttatatcaaaagagaatgaagcaggcatttgataggaaggttaagccgagagaattcaaagagggtgaccttgtgctcaagaagatgatactatttcacaatggttctaggggcaagtggactcctaactatgaaggaccctatgttgtcaagaaagccttctcaggcggtgctttaattcttacaaacatggatggtgaagagcttccacggcccgtgaatacagatgcagtcaagaaatacttcgcctaaaaaatgaaaagaacagctcgctaagttgaaaacccgaaagggcggcttaggcaaaaatgagcgtctcggtggactgaaaacctgaaagggcggtccaagcagaaattagagacataaaaaaataaagagaatattatcccggtagattgaaaacccgaaagggcaatctaggcaaaagttagggatttcaggcaagtaactgcataacagagataagatcattaaagtatcagaatattttcaacagttctccaactttctcaaggctgcaatacaggtcaaaagtggaagagagaatgatgtcattgtagttcaacgtaccatttttccacgaaattaccattttccaatttgtaaagatctatggaatcacgTTGTTGGCTaattaccatcctatcaaatcaatttgagcctttctatatttcttggcactcttaattttcatttcaatttacgaaagttcttttactttgacagatatgttttgaaacaaaagttttgaattaaaaacagtttttgaaaaatataaagattatttattttgatttgtggacatcaataaaaggattgagacatgtggtcccagtaattctgaaatcatgtgattccaactagacatgttcatattactatccttatatgtatatgatgaaaaaaatctccacaggtgtcttggcagtaatatttctccaacagaggttgtgattctggatatccccagctatgcttcctagttttcctcaagagatcatgcaagaaatatttcaagaagtttcttcccttcacttggggcatgaagactccccagttaattgatcatgaagactccccagtttaattgatcatgaagactccccggttaattgatcatgaagactttgatccaggttttaagttacagatttggcctatgggattactacaggtatttccccagtaatttattaaggagggatcagcaatgtccccagcagaggatgagaaggaagCTTTGATTTCCCCgagcaggagtaatacagaggtctccatccctcagcgagtgaagaaagttgatattcagaaactacagggaatctcctgttgttctctgtccattcaatagaaggatatgtctcctcctcagtaatgttttgtagtaaaGAAGAGTGTGTtgcattttaagcaaattcaagaattacAGGATTCCTCCTGAATTCTCATTTACattcaaaggtcagacatcactgttccccggcagagtctccaagaggaaagatctcgtaaccagatatcagacaccataatcccctgcagagtcttcaaatacagaaagtctccatgataattaaagcaaaaaaatcaaggatagatttcccctatattcttattccctggaaagataccacctatccccagcggactttatccccagcggagtcttccagaagaataatcccttctgcattatcagcaaattcaagaattgcaggacttctcttacaatatcatcttatttccagaggataacaccttgtatccccagcggagtcctcagaaaggtccaatcctcatatacctcacaaattcaagaaccacagggaatctcctgcatttttgaagtagaaggcatctccattcttctacggaatcctcagcagagacagacttttaaagaaacctggatatggtgcttttgtaccaattccccagcaagtctttgtactactccctagcgagtctcagtgcaaatctccagcaagtccttatgcagctgttaacatttttagttattcctagttttgtctgtccatcatgcattcattactaaatattcatgcatatctatgacatatcatgcttgcattcatatgcaccttgtttccttgtttatattgtgggttgagtcaatctctccatatagagtatccttataagcagcaaaataccttttattggtcatgttccccacagagatctatgcctcgtggaagatggttgtttcagttgtaaat from Lathyrus oleraceus cultivar Zhongwan6 chromosome 1, CAAS_Psat_ZW6_1.0, whole genome shotgun sequence includes:
- the LOC127087061 gene encoding uncharacterized protein LOC127087061, whose translation is MGPNVKDNPMPSHGPSSVNNIEVCLNEQRVTKIEEIRRSVVEIHSVLCAHGLFQHDHQICGTCSVNSRGCRKIQDDLQGILDQALIQISRQVSSPESQEQEVNVIIPCFNIPEKVEIAYHPREPVVICPPGPMPYTLDKAVPYRYAATIIENGKEVEIKTLASVTNIAENSRMTRNGRVFAPPVIPSRNVEKDPVVVVPVTREAEGQTSNSTLDKETDELLRIIKLSDYKVVDQLLQTPSKISILSLLLNSAVHREALLKVLDQAFVEQDITAEQFNNVVGSITSCNGLGFCDEELPEEGKNHNFALHISANCQGDSLSNILIDTGSSLNVMPKSTLVKLKYKGGQMRHSGIIVKAFDGSRKSVIGEVDLPIGIGPHVFQITFQVMDIVPAYSCLLGRPWIHEAGAITSTLHQKLKFFKNGQIVTVNGEQAMLISHLSSFSVIEADETAVQTPFQALTIDDYKKSEGSIASFKDAQQIVKTGPTEMWGKVIELPENVNHAGLGFVDGKQVQTSVVRPFKDIFHSGGFINMVAVEEDTFEGKTEDEGPRFVTPGVKFLDGFRLLVVILVNSNNFNSY